A part of Octopus sinensis linkage group LG7, ASM634580v1, whole genome shotgun sequence genomic DNA contains:
- the LOC118764132 gene encoding uncharacterized protein LOC118764132 — protein MIASSLIILRNSHMHIHLPTNFKKFFVNTFTRQASSTQHAHIFDKRVLEPEYSLSSNPKLKTTTVSKNKPNQSNAREIAMVKAFWNRDDDGIHGIAGPTVEFKRNVFQNP, from the exons ATGATAGCATCATCTTTGATAATACTGAGAAACAGCCACATG CATATCCATTTACCaacaaatttcaagaaattcttTGTCAATACTTTTACTAGACAAGCATCATCAACCCAACATGCCCATATCTTTGACAAACGAGTATTAGAACCAGAATACAGTTTGTCTTCAAATCCTAAATTAAAGACGACAACAGTATCGAAAAACAAACCAAATCAAAGTAATGCTCGTGAAATTGCAATGGTAAAAGCTTTCTGGAATCGAGACGATGATGGCATTCATGGCATTGCTGGTCCCACGGTAGAATTTAAACGAAACGTCTTCCAGAACCCAtga
- the LOC118764133 gene encoding cyanocobalamin reductase / alkylcobalamin dealkylase-like, with product MKGISELGSIYNYGFDAHPFKVQWYNYLAETKYHLPYEKDTIAFTIIGRPDMFEKAFKTFVCNKTRKPLVDTDYKFIMFYMKKIQQVSF from the exons ATGAAGGGTATTTCAGAG TTGGGAAGCATCTATAATTATGGTTTCGATGCCCATCCGTTTAAA GTGCAATGGTACAATTATTTGGCTGAAACAAAATACCACCTTCCTTATGAGAAAGACACTATAGCTTTTACTATTATTGGTCGACCTGATATGTTTGAGAAAGCTTTTAAAACATTCGTATGTAACAAAACCAGAAAGCCACTTGTTGATACTGACTACAAGTTTATCATGTTTTATATGAAGAAGATCCAACAGGTAAGCTTTTGA